A window of the Eremothecium cymbalariae DBVPG#7215 chromosome 5, complete sequence genome harbors these coding sequences:
- the BMT2 gene encoding 25S rRNA (adenine2142-N1)-methyltransferase (similar to Ashbya gossypii AER026C), whose amino-acid sequence MLARKRQSITGKTPIKHIPSIKPSKTRKIIRRFHFLIQKRTLICNKLGLVLLDNDEQFNQQLIESEVRKRGMWCDYEVGLGCHVGIKMEQQLLAVQRCDDILLLVKLLGFIMAELNKNGGLQNYQLASTIGQSGKRGGDSSKILVKWFKEMGYSKGNDLRVLEIGSLSASNYISTSGVFNPVIRIDLNSKDPGNILQQDFMQRQIPTSDHDRFDLISCSLVLNFVSTHYQRGEMILRFQQFLRCDTDKTFVFIVLPLHCMTNSRYMNTEYFCNIMSSLGYLKIQYHEANKVVYFLFRRQPSVCSSPQSLHTYSTKHKLADRPGMNNFSITLPVYKH is encoded by the coding sequence ATGCTGGCTAGAAAAAGGCAGAGTATTACTGGTAAAACTCCAATAAAACATATACCTTCAATAAAGCCATCGAAAACTCGCAAAATCATCAGAAGATTTCATTTCCTCATTCAAAAGAGGACGTTGATATGTAATAAGTTGGGCTTGGTGCTTTTAGATAATGATGAACAATTTAATCAGCAGTTAATAGAATCTGAGGTACGGAAAAGAGGCATGTGGTGCGATTACGAAGTGGGCTTAGGTTGTCATGTGGGAATAAAGATGGAGCAGCAATTATTAGCAGTCCAAAGGTGCGACGATATACTACTATTAGTAAAACTTTTAGGTTTTATAATGGCTGAGCTCAATAAAAATGGTGGATTACAAAATTACCAGCTTGCAAGTACTATTGGGCAAAGCGGGAAACGTGGAGGTGATTCCTCCAAAATACTAGTGAAATGGTTTAAAGAAATGGGGTACTCAAAAGGAAACGATCTCAGGGTATTAGAAATCGGATCTTTAAGTGCATCAAATTACATCTCAACATCTGGGGTATTCAATCCCGTTATTCGAATAGATCTTAACTCCAAGGATCCAGGAAATATTTTACAACAAGACTTTATGCAACGTCAAATCCCAACCTCCGACCATGATAGATTTGATCTAATATCCTGTTCATTGGTGTTAAACTTCGTGTCTACCCATTATCAGAGAGGAGAGATGATCCTCAGATTTCAACAGTTCCTGCGATGTGACACTGACAAGACCTTCGTGTTCATAGTACTACCTCTCCATTGCATGACCAACTCCCGATATATGAATACTGAATACTTCTGCAACATAATGTCATCATTAGGATACCTCAAAATACAATATCATGAGGCTAACAAAGTCGTCTACTTTCTCTTTCGCCGGCAACCGTCGGTATGCTCATCTCCGCAGTCTCTCCACACTTACTCAACAAAACACAAGTTAGCAGATCGTCCAGGAATGAACAACTTCTCAATAACTCTGCCTGTCTATAAACACTAA
- a CDS encoding RasGAP domain-containing protein (similar to Ashbya gossypii AER025C), producing MVKSLIRRIFSQLKQSLPIESNHSTFLEVEQEPFFVNTRLALFNAGITQGLQLLMEPLLEVIDTIITKYGPTSTPVTGVSPTAGANTSATQTYSMELLHSLLVLLRLFNDIAQVTWEVYEQDKTPQVGHYPQLPGFNESLYTKYSIGFATEREHFHTMAPPNLESSNANALIRLCSSLKSNHHTLNILKQMACYLYRSSRVSSRIHHLDHSQYEHAGLDVNPLLTIIDINCETIMKYVAASNPQEFYNYINLRILNPLLVTQMYNDTDVAQYLDSFSFYFVTDKNLATFLDITAKVVNNFKKSVYLEALLTFVSHAMTIWIFSRPREYLDVVDDVRHRPDELYTQKIIKESSYLFEEIYATFNVASILMESPALHGNASTASTPTSGSAHSGVTDTLSPAKPLSANSLAIMNSNNTTIKPFDDAGLHNNKNDATEAFPPYSNISNGPDCSERMTNIAVLRFLSCMIMLHPGAFEEINSTSFKNLPDEPLLNEYDLRDETSQTISTTTSGSASLNSEEAKAKGVQHRRLKSLKKLASFPSLTTSNHRVKFLTTLLRNINGTQIVSDNSLLDTLRTLILISRLSVSLILHDRNTFVTFFSRRLFSVLCDSLQISNEQSAKRNPLIVKCLQAHKVAHMKLQVEYFPVACSLEPDAFNIKLNEYLGQKHEGLQHLKMITEGYRVFFSLPNTRSSKHEVLFRAIGLLRKAAFEMSDVIIKGSPLFDDSISAAIDNLCDYSVVCDSNDGGMPDIDSPTSEFFTLFVPRDAPENLSQTPSIPSFSSASSVHSEKQQPFLNFPPNRFEIEVPNVNRPAGSSSSNLLVKLASMSTSPSETEKSQYSIRSAMDRNIRSPLRLTSRLRRESQDCVTPVSNYTIVTSSESADNSKYDASTLQTAREILVNVYSIYRDMMHYFLYFSIAENLEILQTDRLQEFVKPLYVALFEDSSEVHDAVVSYCDMGISYISQTEEFTAASYMPLVYRLSGYLVTLLSATLFNLSLSDEKRERLYSYVTTYWEFRLDILKRFDQAGELLALKDENMMTFPLIHGATGRALFSSLYSHDPRIHKLLKIGFKLFAKELDYHERITQSDCFSLYSNKEFIDAMCRDSYVAISALAFQRRLRSDILAYVKYPNRILYDSLRLIYNRWYFMSKEKNLSQRELTNFRNFAGFIATSCGVFLTNDTDLLARFPYLADVRNSVVDKIDYFIYKQCQCINNEDLLTRENSKDIISTELHPLAFATLFKHLKKKISDLSSVDVTLRENKLSFVLLEQIILILRVIMERDDEMDVLICVSLDLVELIEEIFKIIEQIPHDSPKYYKSIIQICKMLRSFEHSEESVCISGYMLIKNKWLRLTIQWFEITILKEYDLENLGKPHRSMDLQRRDLDYLYIDTSIESSKALAYLTKELVLEAPQSMSEKELSRSKEVVFGNYFNILLKGLEKSTGIKKFPPTLRHKIGLLNENIITSLTNILNYNVDVGFKYALPIGYSPNRNIKLAFLKVFVNIVSNFDISRQKLREQSNEAIDRLTIRAIEEPHLISKAVRVCPANDIDALASSLVTIYNVKNVGHLLVIELIRDEISRATRYMDVLRRNSCATRALSMFSRLKGGAYLINVLKPVLDEVVSTGEIFDVEKIPPNDLDCNRNVLLFCKYMSKLVDSIVNSVEDFPPEFFAICQAIYTSVKAKFPDSAEIAVGSFIFLRFFCPSLVSPDSEGIIDTFNPKARRSFMILAKVIQNIANGSVSSLKWPALQNEAEFLRLISDRIFCFLREISAPNRKLEIHTTLENKVTVDEFHLIHKYLYYHGLDIRREFINDIKSFEDLVRLKESCKLTDNLLSLLGQPRMEFKSAIPLYIRENVENNPELYDFMSRHSLKNLRVEDTPFVREAVSPDGFPIVIFTWHQCDQVPGGDVDILMYRVFQIYSKLWTTKHYCVADCTGFDLKKFSEARIKKILNLFYKLVPIEAAKNCACFYYLNVTEQYLNIWLPIVKSTSQYLSHMNCPHLFVNSSSSLKSIKKLTLSEFSSEVCADVRVTLHDASLYDEVRMRFTPVTLKIGNKHFQMIHDTPKRIKIPTWDEVIEVNYNEVFEISNIRSTGVSTEVGVPYELFILMEDGRKLTLCSPRYLEILKIFYYSQTRLEDEYREDEPSGMLSISEGHKPKGLTYMIGHILMVVFVGLNSEDEAVEAVAYNLLAATQSTFELDYGHRLTLSPEVYVPADNSAFYTSVLNGLAVSAPELSECIWVYSLNMLENVLSEKQIPILLFALSSWTKNLYEHVYLVDDEEGPEITAQIVRRLIRLTAKHETHSLIYAQFVWSNFILEGDLVELIFEELIHHCVDRDSEGTEWKKVLFILTRIPTTAVCGLVVNKIRNICNSFLPTLTLEASTHSWSELIISVEMAVSLFFDSLLLSQMYLPEVLCIVSLLIDVGPTELRSALHRLLMNVCQSFANDEMLSETNKQNIDTVSNIFSRQKLKFMFGFSQDKGRVLQNFSASSFLTKFTTLEYFINNMLMLIDNASLTDSYFWKTKYVKYVLDVVSNVESFLSSRAMMIMGIVATSGIKDGLCRKLLLHTMKIMGAPWLTEDLLFYAISHVFAYTKMVGGLDPTSNLVPQLFWLATAFVRSPNAMLYQGGLLLMANSAKRLCPSETASRQESRSIVKYLYEQRAFARGIIEDIESVLHIRLTEANFDHVLIYFISKGLLVPLVRSTSTETLITFFKISYNELPYHGNNHYLVYMLFVFLVQRPDHYERLVNKVGLKSQMVYLDDVTKINQCLLDWLKSENENATIALYQCALYFTSRNADEPSKLRFLLLLKYLASNSPSMVFKVYPIIREELGRINAYDRTSNTVGVAFFVIRLMVVQRDYLKLDDIDLDMKNFLEQKGLTGISDIEFETATNDYMSLNKLQAEKLYQRKQQLVKIINRIILSGD from the coding sequence ATGGTCAAAAGTCTTATCCGTCGCATATTCAGTCAGTTGAAACAGTCACTTCCAATTGAATCTAACCATTCCACATTTTTGGAGGTAGAACAGGAGCCCTTTTTTGTCAACACTAGATTAGCCCTATTTAATGCTGGAATCACGCAAGGATTGCAGCTGCTTATGGAACCGTTGTTGGAGGTTATTGATACTATAATAACAAAGTACGGGCCTACGTCAACTCCAGTAACCGGGGTGAGCCCTACAGCAGGAGCAAATACCAGTGCAACGCAAACATATTCCATGGAATTATTACATTCATTGCTTGTACTTCTAAGGTTATTTAACGATATTGCACAAGTGACTTGGGAGGTATATGAACAAGACAAAACCCCTCAGGTAGGGCACTATCCACAGTTACCAGGGTTTAATGAAAGTCTTTATACCAAGTATTCGATTGGATTTGCAACTGAAAGAGAACATTTTCATACCATGGCACCTCCAAACTTGGAATCCTCCAATGCCAATGCATTGATTAGATTGTGCAGTAGTTTGAAGTCCAATCATCATACCCTCAACATACTAAAGCAGATGGCATGTTATCTTTATCGTTCGAGTAGAGTATCAAGCCGTATTCACCATCTTGACCATTCACAATACGAGCATGCTGGTTTAGATGTAAATCCGCTGCTTACCATAATAGACATAAACTGTGAAACAATTATGAAATACGTTGCCGCTTCTAATCCTCAGGAATTTTACAACTATATTAACCTCCGGATTTTAAACCCACTACTAGTTACTCAAATGTACAATGATACCGATGTTGCACAATATTTGGACTCTTTCTCCTTTTACTTTGTTACTGATAAAAATCTAGCAACATTCCTGGATATCACTGCCAAGGTGGTCAATAATTTTAAGAAATCTGTTTATTTAGAGGCACTTCTGACATTTGTGTCTCACGCGATGACtatatggatattttcGCGACCCAGGGAATATTTggatgttgttgatgatgttagGCATAGACCAGATGAGCTTTATACCCAGAAAATCATAAAGGAGTCTTCCTACTTATTCGAGGAGATTTATGCTACGTTTAACGTAGCATCTATATTAATGGAGTCTCCCGCTCTACATGGTAATGCATCGACTGCTTCAACTCCAACTAGCGGATCTGCACACTCTGGTGTTACAGATACGTTGTCTCCTGCGAAGCCTCTGAGTGCGAATTCCCTAGCTATTATGAATTCCAACAATACGACTATAAAGCCTTTTGATGACGCTGGACTtcataataacaaaaacgACGCCACAGAGGCCTTTCCGCCTTATTCAAACATATCAAACGGTCCAGATTGTTCCGAAAGGATGACTAATATAGCAGTGCTGAGATTCCTTTCTTGCATGATTATGTTACATCCTGGCGCGTTTGAAGAGATTAACTCCACCTCATTTAAGAATCTACCTGATGAACCGCTGCTCAATGAATATGATTTAAGGGACGAAACCAGCCAGACCATTTCCACGACCACATCTGGAAGTGCTAGCTTAAATTCTGAGGAAGCGAAGGCTAAAGGTGTTCAACATCGTAGattgaaatctttgaagaaactggCCTCTTTCCCATCTTTAACTACCAGCAATCATAGAGTCAAGTTCTTAACGACATTATTAAGAAATATCAACGGAACTCAAATAGTCTCCGATAATTCCTTATTAGACACATTGCGAACCTTAATTCTGATTTCAAGATTGTCTGTTTCACTGATTTTACATGATAGGAATACGTTCGTTACCTTTTTTAGCCGACGCttattttctgttttatgCGACAGTTTACAAATCAGTAATGAACAATCTGCTAAAAGGAACCCGTTAATTGTAAAATGCTTACAAGCCCATAAGGTTGCGCATATGAAGCTGCAAGTGGAGTATTTTCCGGTGGCCTGCTCATTGGAGCCAGATGCATTTAACATTAAGTTGAATGAATACCTGGGGCAAAAGCATGAAGGTTTGCAGCacttgaagatgataacaGAAGGTTATCGGGTTTTCTTCTCTTTGCCTAACACTCGGTCATCGAAGCATGAAGTATTGTTCAGGGCTATTGGCCTTTTGAGAAAAGCAGCATTTGAGATGTCAGATGTTATAATCAAGGGTTCTCCGTTGTTTGATGATAGTATATCTGCAGCAATTGACAATCTATGTGATTACTCAGTTGTATGTGATTCTAATGATGGTGGCATGCCTGATATTGATTCTCCTACCTCAGAATTTTTTACTTTATTCGTCCCCAGAGATGCTCCTGAGAATCTATCCCAGACTCCGTCGATCCCATCGTTTTCTTCAGCTAGCAGCGTGCACAGTGAAAAACAGCAACCTTTCCTTAACTTTCCTCCAAATAGATTTGAGATTGAAGTCCCAAATGTTAACAGGCCAGCTGGGAGTTCCTCTTCCAATTTGCTAGTTAAGTTAGCATCAATGTCTACCTCTCCATCAGAGACAGAGAAATCTCAGTATAGCATACGTTCAGCGATGGATAGAAATATTAGGTCTCCCTTAAGATTGACGTCAAGATTAAGACGGGAGTCTCAAGATTGTGTCACGCCGGTATCGAACTATACTATTGTAACTTCTTCTGAATCGGCTgataattcaaaatatgatGCCAGTACACTACAGACCGCTCGTGAAATTTTAGTGAACGTGTACAGCATATACAGAGACATGATGCATTACTTCCtctatttttcaattgctgAAAACCTTGAAATTTTACAAACCGATAGGTTACAAGAATTCGTGAAGCCCCTCTATGTAGCGCTCTTTGAAGACAGTTCAGAAGTTCATGATGCTGTGGTATCTTACTGCGATATGGGAATATCTTACATTAGTCAAACTGAAGAGTTCACTGCGGCTTCTTATATGCCTTTAGTTTATAGATTGTCTGGTTACCTGGTCACCTTATTGTCTGCTACACTCTTTAACTTATCTCTAAGTGATGAAAAAAGGGAGAGATTATATTCATACGTCACTACCTATTGGGAATTTAGActtgatattttgaaacGTTTTGATCAAGCAGGAGAGCTGTTGGCTTTAAAGGACGAGAATATGATGACCTTCCCTTTAATCCATGGTGCTACTGGAAGGGCACTCTTTTCCTCATTGTATTCGCACGATCCCAGAATCCAtaagttgttgaaaataGGTTTTAAGTTATTTGCTAAAGAGCTAGATTATCACGAAAGAATTACCCAAAGTGATTGTTTTTCTCTTTATTCTAATAAGGAGTTTATAGATGCCATGTGTCGTGATTCCTATGTTGCTATCAGTGCCCTTGCTTTCCAACGTCGCTTAAGGAGTGATATTCTAGCTTATGTTAAATACCCAAACAGAATCTTGTACGATAGTCTGCGCTTAATTTATAATCGATGGTACTTCATGTCGAAAGAGAAAAATTTATCTCAAAGAGAATTAACCAACTTCCGAAATTTTGCAGGTTTTATTGCTACCTCGTGTGGTGTGTTTCTAACTAATGATACTGATCTGTTGGCTAGATTCCCTTATCTCGCCGACGTGAGGAATTCGGTGGTGGACAAAATAGATTATTTCATTTACAAACAATGCCAATGTATTAACAACGAGGATCTTTTAACAAGGGAAAATTCTAAGGACATTATAAGTACTGAACTGCATCCTCTAGCATTTGCGACTTTATTCAAACatttaaagaagaaaatcagTGATTTAAGTTCTGTTGATGTTACATTGCGGGAAAATAAATTGTCCTTTGTATTATTGGAGCAaattattttgattttaagAGTTATTATGGAGCgagatgatgaaatggATGTGTTGATTTGTGTCTCGCTCGATTTAGTTGAATTAATTGAggaaatatttaaaattattgagCAAATCCCGCATGATTCTCCCAAGTATTATAAGAGCATAATCCAGATTTGTAAAATGCTGAGATCCTTTGAACACTCTGAGGAGAGCGTTTGTATATCAGGCTACATgttgataaaaaataaatggCTAAGATTGACAATACAATGGTTTGAGATAACTATATTAAAGGAATACGATTTAGAAAATTTAGGCAAGCCTCACCGCAGTATGGACTTACAAAGGCGTGATTTAGACTACTTATACATTGACACTTCGATTGAATCATCTAAAGCGTTAGCGTATTTAACTAAAGAGCTCGTTTTAGAAGCTCCTCAATCAATGTCTGAAAAGGAATTGTCAAGATCAAAGGAAGTCGTATTCGGTAATTACTTTAATATTCTGCTGAAGGGTTTGGAAAAGAGTACGGGTATAAAAAAGTTCCCCCCAACTCTCAGACATAAGATTGGGttattaaatgaaaatataataacatCTTTGACCaacattttgaattatAATGTTGATGTTGGTTTTAAGTATGCACTGCCCATTGGATATTCGCCAAATAGGAATATCAAACTCGCTTTTTTAAAGGTATTCGTGAATATCGTTTCCAATTTTGATATCAGTAGGCAAAAGCTTCGTGAACAAAGTAATGAAGCTATAGATCGGTTGACTATTCGTGCAATTGAGGAACCGCATTTAATTTCAAAGGCTGTGAGAGTATGTCCAGCTAACGATATCGATGCGCTGGCAAGCTCTCTAGTCACTATTTACAATGTCAAAAACGTCGGACATCTACTAGTTATTGAATTAATAAGAGATGAAATCAGCCGCGCAACAAGGTACATGGATGTCTTAAGGAGGAATAGTTGTGCTACAAGAGCATTATCTATGTTTTCTAGATTAAAAGGCGGTGCCTATTTAATCAATGTACTGAAACCAGTATTAGATGAAGTCGTTTCAActggagaaatatttgatgttgaaaaaatacCTCCAAATGATCTAGACTGTAATAGAAAcgtgttgttgttttgtaaatatatgaGCAAGTTGGTCGATTCCATTGTTAACTCAGTTGAAGACTTCCCACCAGAGTTCTTTGCCATTTGTCAAGCTATTTATACATCTGTGAAAGCAAAGTTCCCTGACTCAGCCGAAATTGCTGTTGGCTCGTTCATCTTCTTGAGATTTTTTTGTCCATCCTTGGTGAGCCCCGATTCAGAAGGTATCATTGACACTTTCAATCCCAAAGCAAGGCGTTCTTTTATGATACTTGCTAAAGTCATACAAAATATCGCTAATGGCTCggtttcttctttgaaatgGCCGGCGCTTCAGAACGAAGCTGAGTTTTTAAGGTTGATCAGTGATAGAATATTCTGTTTCTTAAGGGAAATATCCGCTCCAAATCGAAAGCTTGAAATTCATACAACTCTCGAAAACAAGGTTACAGTGGATGAGTTCCATCTAATAcataaatatttgtattatCATGGGCTGGATATTCGGAGGGAGTTCattaatgatattaaaagCTTCGAAGATTTAGTACGCCTGAAAGAATCCTGTAAGCTAACTGATAACCTTCTTTCATTGCTTGGACAGCCACGTATGGAGTTTAAAAGTGCAATACCCTTATACATTAGAGAAAATGTGGAAAACAATCCAGAGTTGTATGATTTTATGAGCAGGCACTCCTTAAAGAATTTAAGGGTCGAAGATACACCTTTCGTTCGTGAAGCTGTATCACCAGATGGCTTCCCAATTGTTATTTTCACGTGGCATCAATGTGATCAGGTTCCTGGGGGCGATGTTGATATCTTGATGTATAGAGTTTTCCAGATTTATTCGAAGCTATGGACTACAAAGCATTATTGTGTTGCAGATTGTACTGGTTTTGACTTGAAAAAATTCAGCGAAGCCcgtattaaaaaaatcctaaatttgttttataaGTTGGTTCCAATAGAAGCTGCTAAGAACTGTGCCTGTTTCTACTACCTTAATGTTACAGAACAGTATCTAAATATATGGCTGCCAATTGTTAAATCGACTAGCCAGTATTTATCGCACATGAACTGTCCACATCTCTTTGTTAActcatcctcttctttaaaatcaataaaGAAGCTCACTCTTTCAGAATTCTCATCAGAGGTATGTGCCGATGTTAGAGTTACACTGCATGATGCTTCATTGTACGATGAAGTACGGATGAGATTCACTCCTGTAACATTGAAAATCGGAAATAAGCACTTTCAGATGATCCATGATACCCCCAAACGTATCAAGATTCCAACTTGGGATGAAGTTATTGAGGTAAACTATAATGAAGTGTTTgaaatttcaaatattagATCTACTGGAGTCTCAACTGAAGTTGGCGTACCGTACGAATTATTCATTCTTATGGAGGATGGAAGGAAGTTGACGCTATGTAGTCCAAGATATCTCgaaattttaaagatcTTCTATTACTCTCAAACAAGGTTAGAGGATGAATATAGGGAAGATGAACCTTCGGGAATGTTGTCAATTTCTGAGGGGCATAAACCAAAAGGACTCACCTACATGATTGGTCATATATTAATGGTAgtatttgttggtttgaATAGTGAGGATGAAGCTGTGGAGGCAGTTGCTTATAACTTACTTGCAGCCACACAGTCTACTTTTGAACTAGATTATGGTCATAGATTGACGCTTTCTCCTGAAGTTTATGTTCCAGCGGATAACTCAGCATTCTATACTTCTGTATTGAATGGATTAGCTGTTTCAGCACCTGAGTTATCTGAATGTATCTGGGTTTATTCGCTTAATATGTTGGAGAATGTGTTAAGTGAAAAGCAAATACCGATCCTACTTTTCGCTTTATCTTCCTGGACCAAAAATCTATATGAGCATGTATACCTAGttgatgacgaagaagGACCAGAGATTACAGCTCAGATTGTTCGAAGGCTTATTAGATTAACGGCTAAACATGAAACTCATTCACTAATTTATGCACAATTTGTGTGGtctaattttatattaGAAGGAGATTTGGTAGAACtgatatttgaagaattaatcCACCATTGTGTGGATAGGGACTCTGAAGGTACTGAATGGAAAAAAGTCCTCTTTATTCTGACTAGGATACCTACAACTGCGGTGTGCGGTTTAGTGGTAAACAAGattagaaatatttgtaatTCGTTTCTTCCTACTCTAACACTAGAGGCCTCCACACATAGTTGGTCTGAATTGATTATTTCTGTTGAGATGGCAgtttcattattttttgattctcTTCTGTTGTCACAAATGTATCTTCCAGAGGTACTTTGTATTGTTTCATTGTTAATTGACGTTGGTCCCACTGAGCTCAGATCAGCGTTACATAGGCTCTTGATGAACGTCTGTCAGTCTTTTGCTAACGATGAGATGTTGTCTGAAACAAACAAGCAGAATATAGATACGGTGTCAAATATCTTTTCTCGtcaaaagttgaagttcATGTTTGGCTTCAGTCAAGACAAAGGTCGCGTTTTACAAAACTTTAGTGCATCTTCTTTCCTGACAAAGTTTACTACTTTGGAgtatttcattaataaCATGCTGATGTTGATAGATAATGCTTCATTAACTGATTCTTACTTCTGGAAGACAAAGTACGTGAAATATGTTTTGGATGTCGTTAGCAATGTTGAATCATTTTTATCATCCAGAGCAATGATGATTATGGGTATTGTAGCTACTAGTGGGATTAAGGACGGATTATGTCGGAAGTTATTATTGCATAcaatgaaaataatggGTGCTCCGTGGTTAACCGAGGATTTGTTGTTTTATGCAATTTCCCATGTTTTTGCGTACACTAAAATGGTTGGGGGTCTTGATCCAACCTCAAATTTAGTTCCTCAGCTGTTTTGGCTGGCCACTGCATTTGTTCGTTCCCCAAATGCTATGCTTTATCAAGGTGGGCTGTTACTTATGGCCAATAGCGCAAAGCGTTTATGCCCCTCTGAAACAGCATCTAGACAAGAATCGAGATCAATcgttaaatatttatatgagCAGCGTGCATTTGCTCGTGGAATAATAGAGGACATCGAAAGTGTACTTCACATTCGACTTACGGAAGCCAATTTCGACCATGTGCTTATATACTTCATTTCCAAAGGCTTGTTAGTACCCCTAGTTCGCAGTACCTCTACAGAAACACTCATTACCTTTTTCAAGATTTCTTATAATGAGTTACCATATCATGGAAATAATCATTATCTGGTTTATATGTTGTTCGTATTTTTGGTACAGCGACCAGATCATTACGAAAGGCTAGTAAACAAAGTGGGCTTAAAGTCTCAGATGGTTTATTTAGATGACGTTACTAAGATCAATCAATGTCTACTTGATTGGTTAAAGAgtgaaaatgaaaatgcCACAATTGCTTTGTACCAGTGCGCCTTGTATTTTACGTCCCGTAACGCTGATGAACCTAGTAAACTAAGGTTTctattgttgttgaagtaTTTGGCCAGTAATTCCCCATCGATGGTCTTCAAAGTCTATCCAATTATCCGTGAAGAACTTGGCAGAATAAATGCATATGATAGGACTAGTAACACTGTGGGTGTTGCTTTCTTTGTTATAAGATTAATGGTGGTACAACGTGATTATCTAAAGCTTGATGATATCGACTTGGATATGAAGAATTTCTTAGAACAAAAAGGTTTAACAGGGATTTCAGATATTGAGTTTGAGACTGCTACTAATGATTATATGTCACTGAATAAACTTCAAGCCGAGAAGCTTTAccaaagaaaacaacagcTTGTGAAAATTATTAATAGAATAATCCTCTCAGGAGATTGA
- the REX4 gene encoding putative 3'-5' exonuclease (similar to Ashbya gossypii AER024W), which translates to MRLSSNWLKLQKANSIPVRTGSHRSEGDTVHKVRVDVRAREKTKKSRAMSYVAKMNKEIMKSKSASHSSTDGTDSKLEEIIEEDIKSQAGKRNDRTKEIGKYVAMDCEFVGVGPEGKTSALARVSIVNYYGNEVLDVYVRPSERITDYRTWVSGIMPHHMKHAIPFKQAQDKVSTILKDRILIGHSIYNDLKVLMISHPRRAIRDTAEHAAFQSKYNSGHKPSLKKLATDVLGLNIQNGSHSSLEDARTALLLFKHDQQGFERRYWKQNRTLD; encoded by the coding sequence ATGAGACTATCATCTAATTGGCTAAAGCTCCAGAAAGCAAATAGTATTCCTGTAAGGACAGGATCACACCGTTCTGAAGGGGATACTGTCCATAAAGTGAGAGTGGATGTCCGTGCTAGAgagaagacaaagaagTCGAGGGCAATGAGCTATGTTGCCAAAATGAATAAAGAGATCATGAAATCAAAATCCGCAAGTCATTCTAGTACTGATGGTACTGATAGTAAGTTGGAAGAAATTATAGAGGAAGATATTAAAAGTCAAGCTGGTAAGCGAAATGATAGAACTAAAGAAATAGGGAAATATGTTGCTATGGATTGTGAATTTGTTGGAGTTGGACCAGAAGGCAAAACATCTGCATTAGCTCGAGTTTCGATTGTGAATTATTACGGGAATGAGGTTTTAGATGTTTATGTAAGACCTTCTGAGCGTATTACAGACTATAGGACTTGGGTAAGTGGAATTATGCCTCATCATATGAAGCATGCAATACCCTTCAAACAGGCTCAGGATAAGGTTTCTACAATACTGAAGGATAGAATTCTAATTGGCCATTCAATTTACAATGATCTTAAAGTACTAATGATTTCACACCCAAGAAGAGCTATAAGAGATACTGCTGAGCATGCTGCATTTCAAAGTAAATATAATAGTGGTCATAAGCCCAGCTTGAAAAAACTGGCGACTGATGTACTTGGCCTTAATATTCAGAACGGTTCCCACTCTTCATTAGAAGACGCTAGGACTGCGTTACTGCTATTTAAGCACGATCAACAAGGATTTGAAAGACGTTATTGGAAACAGAACCGAACATTGGATTAA